A single genomic interval of Dyella sp. GSA-30 harbors:
- a CDS encoding FAD-dependent oxidoreductase, producing MDASRSDVLVLGGGVIGLACALYLLKAGVSVRLLEQGTPGSGSSHGNCGTITPSHAAPLAMPGMISVAMRSMLRADAPLYLNPRVDLDRARWMLGFARRCNWRDFHHAAAARSAILQRSRRLMGSLIEQEGLHCEFVERGELYVYRTRKLLHADERHHAAVLDKLGVEVRRLHGDQIAGMEPALKPGIVGGLYHPDDAQLRPDRYVAELARRVRELGGVIESGARIDQFGTQEGRISHVRTTRGVFYGDRVIMALGAWSPLMGRELGLRLPMQPGKGYSLTYSRPARVPRHALVLREAAVCVTTWGSGFRLGSTMEFSGYDEGLNQIRLNALRRAAAESLHEPVGPDLQEEWWGWRPMSMDEIPIIGPSTRWSNLSLATAHGMLGISMSAATGELVAAQLTGATHEIDPMPYAPARFGL from the coding sequence ATGGATGCTTCGCGAAGTGATGTGCTTGTTCTGGGCGGTGGTGTTATTGGCCTCGCTTGTGCGCTGTATTTGTTGAAGGCGGGCGTGTCCGTTCGCCTGCTGGAGCAAGGTACGCCAGGTAGCGGCAGTTCGCATGGGAATTGCGGCACGATTACCCCCAGCCATGCCGCCCCCCTGGCCATGCCCGGCATGATCTCGGTGGCGATGCGCTCGATGCTGCGCGCCGACGCGCCGCTCTACCTCAATCCCCGGGTCGACCTGGACCGCGCGCGCTGGATGCTAGGTTTCGCCCGGCGCTGCAATTGGCGCGATTTCCACCATGCTGCCGCGGCTCGCTCGGCGATCCTGCAGCGCTCACGTCGCCTGATGGGCTCCTTGATCGAGCAGGAAGGGCTGCACTGCGAGTTCGTCGAGCGCGGTGAGCTCTATGTCTATCGCACCCGTAAGCTGCTGCACGCGGACGAGCGCCATCATGCGGCGGTACTGGACAAGCTGGGCGTGGAAGTACGCCGCCTGCATGGCGATCAGATCGCCGGCATGGAGCCCGCGCTCAAGCCGGGCATCGTCGGCGGCCTGTACCACCCCGACGATGCGCAGCTCCGGCCCGATCGCTATGTGGCCGAGCTGGCGCGGCGCGTGCGCGAGTTGGGCGGGGTCATCGAAAGCGGTGCGCGCATCGATCAATTCGGTACTCAGGAAGGCCGCATCAGCCATGTCCGCACGACCCGTGGCGTGTTTTATGGCGACCGCGTCATCATGGCCCTGGGGGCCTGGTCGCCGCTGATGGGCAGGGAGTTGGGACTGCGCTTGCCGATGCAGCCGGGCAAGGGCTATTCGCTGACCTATAGCCGTCCCGCGCGGGTACCGCGCCATGCGCTGGTGCTGCGCGAGGCGGCCGTTTGTGTCACCACCTGGGGTAGCGGCTTTCGGCTGGGTAGCACGATGGAGTTCTCCGGCTACGACGAGGGCCTGAATCAGATCCGCTTGAATGCCTTGCGTCGCGCGGCTGCGGAAAGCCTGCACGAGCCGGTAGGGCCGGACCTGCAGGAAGAATGGTGGGGCTGGCGTCCGATGAGCATGGACGAGATTCCGATCATCGGTCCAAGCACGCGCTGGTCGAACCTGAGCCTGGCCACCGCGCACGGCATGCTGGGCATCAGCATGTCGGCGGCGACCGGTGAACTGGTCGCTGCGCAATTGACCGGCGCCACGCACGAGATCGATCCGATGCCTTATGCGCCTGCGCGGTTTGGTCTTTGA
- the gorA gene encoding glutathione-disulfide reductase, which produces MAESFDLIVLGAGSGGLATAIRAARHGARVAMLDSGMLGGTCVNVGCVPKKALWFAAQLAHAQELAGEYGFSSTPGPFNWEHFRQLRTDYIDGIKGRYQKRLDEVGVHWRREAGRFVSNDTIATSSGDELSAKQIVIATGARPHRIDVPGFELGLISDDMFALHEQPRRIGIVGGGYIAMEFAGLLRALGSEVTVHARGRLLGGFDMEMVGELEQRMTEQGIRFSRDVQVRGLHQVDGQLMLDDATTGGCGPYDAVLWAIGRVPNTESLDLDAVGVKLGKYGRILVDAWQNTNVPGVSAVGDVCENRELTPVAVAAGRRLADRLFGGKPDARLEHKHIASVVFAEPPLAMVGMTEEQARALHGTDVRIYRTRFSPMQWAVAKHPGQTVMKLVCVGPEELVVGVHVLGLGAEEMMQGFAVAMKLGMRKRDLDDTVAIHPSSAEELVLMT; this is translated from the coding sequence ATGGCCGAGAGTTTCGATCTGATCGTATTGGGTGCGGGCTCGGGCGGCCTGGCCACCGCCATCCGCGCCGCGCGCCATGGTGCGCGTGTTGCGATGCTCGATTCGGGCATGCTGGGCGGTACCTGCGTCAATGTCGGCTGCGTGCCGAAAAAGGCCTTATGGTTTGCCGCGCAGCTGGCCCACGCGCAGGAACTGGCAGGCGAGTACGGGTTTTCGTCGACGCCAGGTCCGTTCAACTGGGAACATTTTCGCCAGCTTCGCACGGACTATATCGACGGCATCAAGGGGCGCTATCAAAAGCGGCTTGACGAAGTCGGTGTGCATTGGCGTCGCGAAGCGGGACGTTTCGTCTCCAACGATACGATCGCTACCAGCAGCGGCGACGAACTGAGTGCAAAGCAGATCGTGATCGCGACCGGTGCACGCCCGCATCGCATCGACGTGCCGGGGTTCGAGCTGGGGCTGATCTCCGACGACATGTTTGCCTTGCACGAACAGCCCAGGCGCATCGGGATTGTCGGCGGCGGATACATTGCGATGGAGTTCGCCGGTTTGCTGCGGGCGCTGGGCAGCGAGGTCACGGTGCATGCGCGCGGTCGCCTGCTTGGCGGCTTCGATATGGAAATGGTCGGTGAGCTCGAGCAGCGCATGACGGAGCAGGGCATCCGGTTCAGTCGCGATGTCCAGGTGCGCGGACTGCATCAGGTCGATGGTCAGCTGATGCTCGACGACGCGACCACCGGCGGCTGCGGCCCTTATGATGCGGTGCTGTGGGCGATCGGGCGCGTGCCCAATACCGAGTCGCTGGATCTGGACGCCGTAGGTGTCAAGCTGGGCAAGTATGGTCGCATCCTGGTCGACGCCTGGCAAAACACCAATGTGCCGGGCGTCAGTGCCGTCGGTGACGTATGCGAAAACCGTGAGCTGACGCCTGTTGCCGTCGCCGCGGGCCGGCGTCTGGCCGACCGCCTGTTCGGCGGCAAACCCGATGCGCGGCTGGAGCACAAGCACATCGCCAGCGTGGTTTTTGCCGAGCCGCCGCTGGCGATGGTCGGCATGACCGAGGAACAGGCCAGGGCGCTGCACGGCACGGATGTGCGGATTTATCGCACGCGTTTCTCACCGATGCAGTGGGCCGTGGCCAAGCATCCCGGGCAGACCGTGATGAAGCTGGTCTGTGTCGGCCCGGAGGAGCTGGTGGTCGGAGTTCACGTGCTCGGCCTGGGAGCCGAGGAGATGATGCAGGGCTTCGCCGTGGCGATGAAACTGGGCATGCGCAAGCGCGATCTGGACGACACGGTGGCAATCCACCCGAGTTCGGCCGAAGAACTCGTACTGATGACTTAA
- the hutG gene encoding N-formylglutamate deformylase, translating into MTTHTLHRGTAPLLISLPHDGSHIPPDIAERMTPRAQRSIDTDWHVGRLYESLAHQLGASVIKPVASRYVVDLNRPADGHALYPGRKETGLVSTIGFDGEPLYLEGAEPDEKEIQRRVNDFWQPYHQALAQEVARLRHEHGRLVLWEGHSIRSHVPMLFDGQLPDFNLGTAEGASCGAALQQRLEACLKAQSRYSFVVNGRFKGGYITRQFGRPQDGVEAVQLELAQLNYMDEDSLAYDEEKAVQTQALILQLLQCCIVEAQENANQDPPFGKSMTPL; encoded by the coding sequence ATGACCACGCACACCTTGCATCGCGGCACTGCGCCGCTCCTGATCAGCCTGCCGCACGACGGTAGCCATATACCGCCCGATATCGCCGAGCGCATGACGCCGAGGGCGCAGCGTTCCATCGATACCGACTGGCATGTCGGGCGCTTGTACGAGTCGCTGGCGCACCAACTCGGCGCCAGTGTGATCAAGCCGGTGGCATCGCGCTACGTCGTCGATTTGAATCGGCCAGCCGACGGCCATGCGCTGTATCCGGGTCGCAAGGAGACCGGCCTGGTGTCGACCATCGGTTTCGACGGCGAACCTTTGTACCTGGAAGGTGCCGAGCCGGACGAGAAAGAAATTCAACGGCGAGTAAATGATTTCTGGCAGCCCTATCACCAGGCGCTGGCGCAGGAAGTTGCGCGGTTGCGCCACGAGCACGGCCGTCTGGTGCTGTGGGAAGGTCATTCCATCCGCAGCCATGTGCCGATGTTGTTCGACGGACAGCTCCCTGATTTCAACCTCGGCACCGCCGAAGGAGCGAGCTGCGGAGCGGCTCTGCAGCAGCGCCTGGAAGCCTGTCTGAAGGCGCAGTCGCGTTACAGCTTCGTGGTCAATGGCCGCTTCAAGGGCGGTTACATCACACGGCAATTTGGCCGCCCTCAGGATGGGGTCGAAGCGGTTCAACTGGAGCTCGCCCAGCTCAACTACATGGACGAAGACAGCCTGGCCTATGACGAAGAAAAGGCCGTGCAGACCCAGGCGCTGATCCTGCAATTGCTTCAGTGCTGCATCGTCGAAGCGCAAGAAAATGCGAATCAGGATCCGCCTTTCGGAAAGTCAATGACCCCGTTGTAA
- a CDS encoding RidA family protein yields MSDIIRTSTAPAPVGAYPHARRVGKLLFLSGVGPRQPSDNTIPGNVYDAHGTLVAYDIEAQCRQVFANVRAVLEAAGARWENLVDVTVYLTDMARDFPSYNRLYAEHFAGVDAARTTLGITALPTPIAIELKCVAAFD; encoded by the coding sequence ATGAGCGATATCATTCGCACCTCAACGGCACCTGCGCCGGTCGGTGCGTATCCGCACGCACGCCGCGTGGGCAAGCTGCTGTTTCTTTCCGGCGTCGGTCCGCGCCAGCCTTCGGACAACACCATTCCGGGCAATGTCTACGATGCCCACGGCACCCTGGTGGCTTACGACATCGAAGCTCAATGCAGGCAGGTATTTGCCAATGTCCGCGCGGTGCTTGAAGCGGCCGGCGCACGATGGGAAAACCTGGTCGACGTGACCGTGTACCTAACCGATATGGCGCGCGACTTTCCAAGCTACAACCGTCTCTATGCCGAGCATTTCGCCGGCGTCGATGCCGCGCGTACGACTCTCGGCATCACTGCACTGCCTACGCCGATCGCCATCGAACTGAAGTGCGTCGCGGCCTTTGACTGA
- the can gene encoding carbonate dehydratase yields MTNPLQPLLDSNRIWSASVREQDPHFFERLAQQQAPKYLWIGCSDSRVPATQIVDLPPGEIFVQRNVANVVSHSDLNCLSAIQFAVDVLKVEHILVVGHYGCGGIQAVLDDRRLGLVDNWLRHVSDVAIKHAGMLAGIDLMQMRNSRLCELNVIEQVINVCQTTTVMDAWERGQQLSVHAWCYSLFDGRIKDLDLHINSRESTRSSYDHAIERLLAMPGTER; encoded by the coding sequence GTGACCAACCCATTGCAACCTCTGCTCGACAGCAACCGCATCTGGTCCGCATCGGTGCGCGAGCAGGATCCGCACTTTTTCGAGCGGCTCGCGCAACAACAGGCTCCCAAGTATCTTTGGATCGGCTGCTCCGATTCGCGCGTGCCCGCGACACAGATCGTCGACCTGCCGCCGGGCGAAATCTTCGTCCAGCGCAATGTCGCGAACGTGGTCTCGCACTCGGACCTTAACTGCCTCAGCGCGATCCAGTTCGCCGTCGATGTGCTGAAAGTCGAACATATTCTCGTCGTCGGCCATTACGGCTGCGGCGGTATCCAAGCCGTGCTGGACGATCGGCGACTGGGGTTGGTCGATAATTGGTTGCGCCACGTCAGCGATGTGGCGATCAAACATGCAGGCATGTTGGCGGGCATCGATCTGATGCAGATGCGCAATTCGCGCCTGTGCGAACTCAATGTGATCGAGCAAGTCATCAACGTGTGCCAGACCACTACCGTGATGGACGCCTGGGAACGCGGCCAGCAACTGTCGGTGCATGCATGGTGCTACAGCCTGTTCGACGGCCGCATCAAGGACCTGGACCTGCATATCAATTCGCGTGAAAGCACGCGATCTTCCTACGATCACGCGATCGAACGCCTGCTCGCCATGCCTGGAACGGAGCGATGA
- a CDS encoding aldehyde dehydrogenase: MSPKRLANLIDGRLEAPRANRWLDVFEPATGAVFAQCPDSDASDIDAAVAAARRAAPAWAATSADNRSHLLHRLADLVEARVEEFAALESRDSGKPLALARSLDIPRAVSNLRYFAAAIVSWSSQSHAMELGAINYTLRQPLGVVGCISPWNLPLYLFTWKIAPALAAGNTVVAKPSEITPCTAALLGELTIEAGLPPGVFNIVQGRGPGVGQPLIEHRQVKAVSFTGSTRTGEMIATATATQFKKVSLEMGGKNPAIVFADAELSDANLDTIVRSGFANQGEICLCGSRLLVQRSIYANFRERYLERVRALRVGDPNEATSDLGALVSKEHFDKVMGCIAQAREEGGDILCGGHAVQLDGRCANGWYVAPTVIEGLAPDAVTNQQEIFGPVVSLIPFDDEAEAIAIANGTGYGLAASLWTTDLSRAHRVGAELDFGIVWINCWLLRDLRTPFGGTKQSGLGREGGEEALRFFTEPKNICIRY, encoded by the coding sequence ATGTCACCCAAGCGCCTCGCCAATCTTATCGACGGTCGCCTTGAAGCACCGCGCGCCAACCGCTGGCTGGACGTGTTCGAACCGGCAACCGGCGCGGTCTTTGCGCAATGCCCCGATTCCGATGCGAGCGACATCGATGCGGCCGTAGCTGCCGCACGGCGCGCGGCACCGGCTTGGGCCGCCACGTCCGCGGATAATCGCAGCCATCTGTTGCATCGCCTGGCCGATCTGGTCGAAGCGCGCGTGGAGGAGTTCGCCGCACTGGAGTCGCGCGACAGCGGCAAGCCCCTGGCCTTGGCGCGAAGCCTGGATATTCCACGCGCCGTCAGCAACCTTCGCTACTTTGCCGCGGCCATCGTGTCGTGGAGCAGCCAGTCGCATGCGATGGAACTGGGTGCGATCAACTACACCTTGCGCCAGCCGCTGGGCGTCGTCGGCTGCATCAGCCCGTGGAATCTCCCGCTGTACCTGTTCACCTGGAAGATCGCGCCAGCGCTCGCCGCAGGCAATACCGTCGTCGCCAAGCCTTCGGAAATAACCCCCTGCACGGCGGCACTGCTCGGCGAGTTGACCATCGAAGCCGGCCTGCCACCGGGCGTATTCAACATCGTGCAAGGACGAGGGCCCGGCGTTGGGCAACCGCTGATCGAGCACCGTCAGGTCAAGGCTGTTTCGTTTACCGGCAGCACGCGTACGGGCGAGATGATCGCGACGGCAACGGCGACGCAATTTAAGAAAGTGTCGCTGGAAATGGGTGGGAAGAATCCCGCCATCGTCTTTGCGGATGCGGAGCTGAGCGACGCCAACCTCGACACCATCGTGCGCTCGGGCTTTGCCAACCAAGGCGAAATTTGCCTGTGCGGTTCGCGACTGCTGGTGCAACGCTCGATCTACGCGAATTTTCGCGAACGTTATCTGGAGCGTGTGCGCGCCTTGCGCGTCGGCGATCCGAATGAAGCGACCAGCGATCTGGGCGCTCTGGTATCCAAAGAGCATTTCGACAAGGTCATGGGCTGCATCGCGCAGGCGCGCGAGGAAGGCGGCGACATACTTTGCGGCGGACATGCCGTGCAACTGGATGGCCGCTGCGCCAACGGCTGGTACGTTGCACCGACGGTCATCGAAGGCCTCGCGCCGGATGCGGTTACCAATCAACAGGAAATCTTCGGTCCGGTCGTCAGCCTGATTCCATTCGACGATGAGGCCGAAGCCATCGCTATCGCCAACGGCACCGGTTACGGCCTGGCCGCATCGCTGTGGACGACCGATCTCTCACGCGCGCATCGCGTTGGCGCGGAACTCGATTTCGGCATCGTCTGGATCAACTGCTGGCTGCTGCGCGACCTGCGCACGCCCTTCGGCGGCACCAAGCAATCGGGCCTGGGCCGCGAGGGTGGCGAAGAAGCGCTGCGCTTCTTCACCGAGCCGAAAAATATCTGCATTCGCTATTGA
- a CDS encoding SDR family oxidoreductase: protein MQLDLTGRHAFVCGASQGIGRATAIELAELGANVTVLARSTDALKELVELLPRKSADQQHAWRTADMLDTTALLAVAADVAAGNPVHILINNTGGPPAGPAITAVPEAFEAAFRQHLLAAQSLVQAFVPGMRNSHYGRIVNVISTSVKEPIASLGVSNTVRAAMAGWSKTLAGELGPDGITVNNVLPGYTRTDRLNSLLQGQASSTGRGAEEVATGMLAAVPARRFGEPSEVAAVIAFLSTPAAAYVNGVSIAVDGGRTRSLS, encoded by the coding sequence ATGCAACTGGATCTGACCGGACGCCATGCTTTCGTCTGCGGCGCATCGCAAGGTATCGGCCGCGCCACCGCTATCGAGCTGGCGGAGCTGGGGGCGAACGTCACCGTGCTGGCTCGGTCGACCGATGCCCTGAAGGAACTGGTCGAGCTATTGCCGCGCAAGAGCGCCGACCAGCAACATGCCTGGCGCACCGCCGACATGCTGGACACCACCGCCCTGCTCGCCGTGGCGGCGGATGTCGCCGCTGGAAACCCGGTACATATCCTGATCAACAACACCGGCGGCCCGCCGGCCGGCCCGGCGATCACTGCGGTACCGGAAGCGTTCGAGGCTGCCTTTCGGCAGCATCTGCTCGCGGCCCAGTCGCTGGTCCAGGCCTTCGTGCCCGGCATGCGCAACAGCCATTACGGCCGCATCGTCAATGTCATCTCCACCTCGGTCAAAGAGCCGATCGCCAGCCTGGGCGTATCCAATACGGTACGCGCGGCGATGGCCGGCTGGTCGAAGACCCTGGCGGGCGAGCTCGGCCCCGACGGCATCACGGTCAACAACGTGCTGCCCGGCTATACACGCACCGATCGCTTGAACAGCCTGCTGCAAGGTCAGGCGTCGAGCACCGGGCGCGGCGCGGAAGAAGTCGCCACCGGCATGCTGGCCGCCGTCCCCGCGCGTCGTTTTGGCGAGCCGTCCGAGGTAGCCGCAGTCATCGCTTTCCTGAGCACGCCAGCGGCGGCTTATGTGAATGGCGTAAGTATCGCCGTGGATGGCGGGCGCACACGCTCGTTGAGCTGA
- a CDS encoding MalM family protein — protein MRHRYLVVFPTILLIALLGGCHSVKKLVPPNFRPPENPTGQLDLAKKTLQDATPCCTSFADFSYQSQLPWSPQKFELGPGSSVFSLNGQRSYFLSFRLPVDGKLPYRIGLKSELNGRWLRSSYLFAPTVVLLDEAFQPVDEQQDVKLCEHVGWSDDTTGAFGSFEVKNPKARYIVVFSSAAQQASNTYWEQSPAAFSAEAPVNMSAAGSFKIPHGPDGILWVGMMDKAYAGAVDNAVCGKAPAGDGVLKTLRDVIPVPLWSDSGSNSAKTSSSSSSSSGDGGTASGGSTKP, from the coding sequence ATGCGCCATCGATACCTAGTCGTTTTCCCCACGATTCTGCTCATTGCGCTGCTAGGCGGCTGCCATAGCGTCAAAAAGCTGGTGCCGCCCAATTTTCGCCCGCCGGAGAACCCGACGGGCCAGCTCGACCTGGCCAAGAAAACGCTGCAGGACGCTACGCCCTGCTGCACCAGCTTTGCGGACTTCTCCTATCAGAGCCAGTTGCCCTGGAGCCCGCAGAAATTCGAGCTGGGCCCGGGCAGCTCGGTCTTCAGCCTCAACGGCCAGCGTAGTTACTTTCTGAGTTTCCGCTTGCCCGTCGACGGCAAGCTGCCCTATCGCATCGGCTTGAAGTCCGAATTGAACGGACGCTGGTTGCGCAGCAGCTATCTGTTTGCGCCTACGGTGGTCTTGCTCGACGAAGCGTTCCAACCTGTGGACGAGCAGCAGGATGTGAAGCTTTGCGAACATGTGGGCTGGAGCGACGACACCACCGGCGCATTCGGCAGCTTCGAGGTCAAGAACCCCAAGGCACGCTATATCGTCGTGTTCAGCTCGGCCGCGCAACAGGCGAGCAACACCTATTGGGAACAGTCGCCCGCCGCGTTCTCCGCCGAAGCACCGGTCAACATGAGTGCGGCCGGCAGCTTCAAGATCCCGCATGGTCCCGACGGCATATTGTGGGTCGGCATGATGGACAAGGCCTATGCCGGCGCGGTCGACAATGCGGTCTGCGGCAAAGCGCCCGCGGGCGACGGCGTGCTCAAGACGCTGCGCGATGTCATTCCGGTGCCGCTGTGGTCCGATTCGGGCAGCAACTCCGCCAAGACGAGCAGCAGCTCGTCATCCTCATCGGGCGATGGCGGCACCGCTAGCGGCGGCAGCACCAAGCCATGA
- the asnS gene encoding asparagine--tRNA ligase, giving the protein MAVVSVKQALSGKLEAGSKVTVRGWVRTRRDSKAGLSFVNVTDGSCFDPIQAVVPATLGNYETEVKHLTSGAGLIVTGTLVPSQGKGQSFELQADEVIVTGLVDDPETYPIQPKAHSMEFLREVAHLRPRTNLFGAVTRIRHTMMTAIHRHLTEQGFFWVNTPIITASDAEGAGDMFRLSTLDLANLPRDEHGKIDFRKDFFGREAFLTVSGQLNVEAYALAMSKVYTFGPTFRAENSNTPRHLAEFWMVEPEIAFADLTADADCAEAFLKAIFKAVLEERPDDMAFIAERVQPDAITRLETFIAQPFERIDYTDAVEILKKSGQKFEFPVAWGIDLQTEHERYLAEKHIGRPVVVMNYPEQIKAFYMRLNDDEKTVAAMDVLAPGIGEIIGGSQREERLDYLDRRMTQFGLDTATYGWYRDLRRYGTVPHAGFGLGFERLLVYVCGLSNIRDAIPYPRAAGTAEF; this is encoded by the coding sequence ATGGCGGTGGTTAGCGTCAAACAGGCTCTTTCCGGCAAGCTCGAGGCCGGCTCCAAGGTGACCGTACGCGGCTGGGTGCGCACCCGGCGCGATTCCAAGGCTGGCCTGTCCTTCGTCAATGTGACCGATGGCTCGTGCTTCGACCCGATCCAGGCGGTGGTGCCGGCGACGCTCGGCAACTATGAGACGGAAGTGAAGCACCTGACCAGCGGCGCGGGCCTGATCGTGACCGGCACCTTGGTGCCGTCGCAGGGCAAGGGGCAAAGCTTCGAGCTGCAGGCCGACGAAGTCATCGTCACCGGCTTGGTCGACGACCCGGAAACCTATCCGATCCAGCCCAAAGCCCATTCGATGGAATTCCTGCGCGAGGTCGCCCACCTGCGCCCACGCACCAATCTGTTCGGCGCGGTCACCCGCATCCGCCACACGATGATGACGGCGATCCATCGTCATCTGACCGAACAGGGCTTCTTCTGGGTCAATACCCCGATCATCACCGCCTCCGACGCCGAAGGGGCCGGCGACATGTTCCGGCTTTCCACGCTGGATCTGGCCAACCTGCCGCGCGATGAACACGGCAAGATCGATTTCCGCAAGGACTTCTTCGGTCGCGAAGCGTTCCTTACCGTGTCCGGACAGCTCAATGTCGAGGCGTACGCGCTGGCGATGAGCAAGGTGTACACCTTCGGCCCGACCTTCCGCGCGGAAAACTCCAACACCCCGCGCCATCTGGCCGAGTTCTGGATGGTCGAGCCGGAAATCGCCTTTGCCGACCTGACCGCCGACGCGGACTGCGCCGAAGCTTTCCTCAAGGCGATCTTCAAGGCGGTACTGGAAGAGCGCCCCGACGACATGGCCTTCATCGCCGAACGCGTGCAGCCCGACGCGATCACGCGCCTGGAAACCTTCATTGCCCAGCCGTTTGAACGCATCGATTACACCGATGCCGTCGAGATCCTGAAAAAATCGGGCCAGAAATTCGAATTCCCGGTGGCATGGGGCATCGACCTGCAAACTGAACACGAGCGCTATCTGGCCGAGAAACATATCGGCCGTCCGGTGGTCGTTATGAATTACCCGGAGCAGATCAAGGCGTTCTACATGCGTTTGAACGACGACGAGAAGACCGTCGCGGCCATGGACGTGCTGGCACCGGGCATCGGCGAGATCATCGGCGGCTCGCAGCGCGAAGAGCGCCTGGACTATCTCGACCGCCGTATGACCCAGTTCGGTCTCGATACGGCCACTTATGGCTGGTATCGTGACCTGCGTCGCTACGGCACGGTGCCGCATGCGGGCTTCGGACTCGGTTTTGAACGCCTGCTGGTCTATGTTTGCGGTTTGTCGAACATTCGCGACGCGATTCCTTATCCACGTGCGGCAGGGACGGCCGAATTCTAA
- a CDS encoding iron-sulfur cluster assembly accessory protein yields MSISITPAANERMRQFLSTTPGATGVRFGVKRTGCSGFAYVVDLAEAIGNEDSLVEVDGVPLIVDSKSLPLVDGTVIDFQRQGLNAAFVFHNPNATGECGCGESFTVG; encoded by the coding sequence ATGAGCATCTCGATCACTCCCGCCGCCAACGAACGCATGCGCCAGTTCCTGAGCACGACGCCAGGGGCCACGGGCGTACGTTTCGGCGTCAAGCGCACCGGCTGCTCCGGCTTTGCCTATGTGGTGGACCTGGCCGAGGCGATCGGCAACGAAGACAGTCTGGTTGAGGTCGACGGTGTCCCCTTGATCGTCGACAGCAAGAGCCTGCCGCTGGTCGATGGCACGGTGATCGATTTCCAGCGCCAGGGCCTGAATGCGGCTTTCGTGTTCCATAACCCGAACGCGACCGGGGAGTGTGGGTGTGGGGAGAGCTTTACCGTCGGCTGA
- the rpsF gene encoding 30S ribosomal protein S6 has translation MTMRHYEVVFLVHPDQSEQVPAMIERYKALIETDGGKIHRLEDWGRRQLAYPIVNLAKAHYVMLNIEVGQNALNELESGFRFNDAVLRHLVVKRDAADTEQSFILKSKEKDDAKSSRRRDDDSDGDDRRIGRDDNDRDSDD, from the coding sequence ATGACCATGCGTCATTACGAAGTCGTGTTTCTGGTCCACCCTGACCAGAGCGAGCAGGTTCCGGCGATGATCGAGCGCTACAAAGCGCTGATCGAGACCGACGGCGGCAAGATCCACCGCCTGGAAGATTGGGGCCGCCGCCAGCTGGCCTACCCGATCGTCAACCTGGCCAAAGCGCATTACGTGATGCTCAACATCGAAGTGGGCCAGAACGCGCTGAACGAGCTGGAGTCGGGCTTCCGCTTCAACGACGCCGTGCTGCGCCACCTGGTGGTCAAGCGCGACGCTGCTGATACCGAGCAGTCCTTCATCCTCAAGAGCAAGGAAAAGGACGACGCCAAGTCTTCGCGTCGCCGCGATGACGACTCCGATGGCGACGATCGTCGCATCGGCCGTGACGACAACGATCGCGACAGCGACGACTGA
- the rpsR gene encoding 30S ribosomal protein S18 — MSKFFRRRKFCRFTAEKVKEIDYKDLNTLRQYITENGKIVPSRITGTKARYQRQLAVAVKRARFLALLPYTDNHDV; from the coding sequence ATGTCCAAGTTCTTCCGCCGCCGCAAGTTCTGCCGTTTCACTGCCGAAAAAGTCAAAGAGATCGATTACAAGGATCTCAACACGCTTCGCCAGTACATCACCGAGAACGGCAAGATCGTTCCGAGCCGCATCACCGGCACCAAGGCACGCTATCAGCGTCAGCTGGCCGTTGCGGTCAAGCGCGCACGCTTCCTGGCGCTGCTGCCGTACACCGACAACCACGACGTTTAA
- the rplI gene encoding 50S ribosomal protein L9 — protein MELILLEKVRNLGNLGDKVKVKPGYGRNYLLPQGKAVPVNAANLEAFEKRRAEYEAKANSLLADAQSRHAKLADVSVTIAANTSPEGKLYGSVGPREISEALQAAGHNIHKNEVIQGEGPIRTTGEYDVVIALHADVQGSVKVIVVGEK, from the coding sequence ATGGAACTGATTCTTCTCGAAAAAGTCCGCAACCTCGGCAACCTGGGCGACAAGGTCAAGGTCAAGCCGGGTTACGGTCGTAACTACCTCCTGCCGCAGGGCAAGGCCGTGCCGGTCAACGCCGCCAATCTCGAAGCTTTCGAGAAGCGCCGCGCCGAGTACGAAGCCAAGGCCAACAGCCTGCTGGCCGACGCTCAGTCGCGCCACGCCAAGCTGGCCGACGTGTCGGTGACCATCGCCGCCAACACCAGCCCGGAAGGCAAGCTGTACGGTTCGGTCGGTCCGCGCGAGATTTCCGAAGCGCTGCAGGCCGCCGGTCACAACATTCACAAGAATGAAGTGATCCAGGGCGAAGGCCCGATCCGCACCACCGGTGAGTATGACGTCGTGATCGCGCTGCACGCTGATGTGCAGGGTTCGGTCAAGGTGATCGTGGTCGGCGAGAAGTAA